AGTGCTCTATCTTTTTCCAGCCAGACAAGATTGATAGCAGGGCAGACCCGAATTGTCTTTCAAAAACAAATTTTTGATTATCCACTCGGCATCGGTCTTTCAATCGAAATGGATAATCTGGAACCCAGTTGATGCCAATAAATTCAAAGTTGTTGATTGAAGTTTTTTGTTGAGCAATATTATGGACCAACTCATACTTTTGGCAAACCTCGTTAAATAGTGGATCAAAGGCTATTAAGTCGTCATTACCCGGAAAGCAAAGATAATGCACGCCAATCTTGTCGAAGCTCTTCAAGTGATCCTGCAGATAGCCAACAATGAACTTGTCCTGGTCAAACAGACTTTTCCCGACCGGCAACATATCTCCACCGTTGATAACCATGGCTACACAATGTTTTTGAGCCTCAATTTGCAACTGATCGTACTTCCAGGATTTTCCATGTAAGTCAGATGTGTAGAGAATCTTCATATTTCTTATGTGTGACCCTTATTCTTCAATTAATCCCATTGCAACGGCGTCCTCAAATGGTATTCCACCCTTTATCTGATCTATCTGTGCAATCTGGAAGGGACGCTGCAATCATTTTTCTCCTGCCTATACAACCGACTGGAATCAGCTTTTGAGTGTTCAGTAACCCTAACCCCCTATTCTATGCAGTATCCTCACATGTGGAGAAAGCAGCCGATATTTTACTTGGGATACAGAGCATTTCATTTTAAAAGTGAATGTTGGGTGTTTGATAAACTATTCTTTCACTGATTTGTTACTCTTCTCAGAAGCAAGGGAAAACATTCCCATAATTTTGTTCAACCTATCGTCAGCAGACACCCTTTCAGCTTCAACGGCTGCTTTGATTTTTTCCTCATGTTCAATTCGTAGTTGATCGGTTTTCTGTATTGCAAGGGTCAACTGGCTTTGGATCTCCGCAATACGACTATCAGCAATTTCTTTTTGCCCCTGAACAGCGGTCTTGACTTTTTCTTCATATTCAACCCGCAATTGTTCGATTTCCTGTTTTGTACCAGATAGTTGTTTTTGAATTTTTATTTCACAATCCTTGTTCAGCTTGGATTCCAGGCCATGAATACGATTCTGGCAATCAAGCTCGAGGTCTTTCAAGGAAATTTGATAGTCTGTTTTAGCTTTCTCGTATTCGTTGGAAACCTTCTGCAGTTCTTCTTTCAGGGTATCAATGGTTTTCCGAAAAGCTATGTTTTCATCAGATACTCCGGCAAGTTTTTCGGTAAGGTCGGCAACTTTGGTTTCCAGTGCGTTTCTTTGATCTTCAAACCCTTGCTTAACAACGGCAAGGCTTTCAGCAGTTTCTTCAAGTCCTGCAATCTGTTTAAATAGAGCCTTATTCTCCTCTTGGAGGTTTTTAATCTGCTCAGCATCCATTTTAATATTGGCATTCAATTCCACAACTTTTTCTTGGGCCGCTTTTATGGCATCCCTTGCTTGCTCTTCTGCTGCTATTTTATCGGCCGCAGATAACTCAAGAAAAGCATTCGCAACCCTCTCCGCCTGGGCGAAGGCCTGCCGAACCTTAATTTGTTCCTTATATATAGGGGAGGCGGTATCCTCATCGATCTGAGTTTGAATATGAGTAGCTAAAAGCATTTCAACAAAATCTTGAGCAGTCCCACCAGCTGTATTCTGTAATTCCTTAAATTTTGACAC
The nucleotide sequence above comes from Desulforapulum autotrophicum HRM2. Encoded proteins:
- a CDS encoding metallophosphoesterase family protein, giving the protein MKILYTSDLHGKSWKYDQLQIEAQKHCVAMVINGGDMLPVGKSLFDQDKFIVGYLQDHLKSFDKIGVHYLCFPGNDDLIAFDPLFNEVCQKYELVHNIAQQKTSINNFEFIGINWVPDYPFRLKDRCRVDNQKFVFERQFGSALLSILSGWKKIEHWQTYAQSLPTIEEELKNLPLPDSMEKAIYVIHAPPAFVGLDVCTNGKQVGSKAVYDFLERYQPLMSLHGHIHESPEMSGLWKATIGETICIQPGQLNPFTYVVIDTETMDIKKYDVNATY
- a CDS encoding DUF4113 domain-containing protein, with product MWKGRCNHFSPAYTTDWNQLLSVQ